Genomic DNA from Streptomyces sp. AM 2-1-1:
TGGAGGTAGCTGACCCGGATGCGCTCGATGCCGTGGATGTCGGCGAGCTCGGGCAGCAGGGTCTCCAGCAGGCGGATGTCGCCGAGGTCCTTGCCGTAGGAGGTGTTGTTCTCGGAGACCAGCATGACCTCCTTGACGCCCTGCTCGGCGAGCCAGCGGGTCTCGCCCAGCACGTCGGAGGGGCGGCGGGAGATGAAGGAGCCGCGGAAGGACGGGATGGCGCAGAAGGTGCACCGGCGGTCGCAGCCGGAGGCCAGCTTCACCGAGGCGACGGGGCTGGTGCCCAGCCGGCGGCGCAGCGGGGCGCGAGGTCCGGAGACCGGAGCGACGCCTTCCGGAAGGTCCGCGGGGGCGGCGGCGATCTCCTGGGCGTGGCCGGGCAGGGCCACGGCGGCGTCCTGCCGTTCGGCCGGGCTGATCGGGAGGAGCTTGCGCCGGTCGCGCGGGGTGTGCGAGGCGTGGATACCGCCGTTGAGGATGGTCTGGAGCCGGTCGGAGATGTCGGCGTAGTCGTCGAATCCGAGGACCCCGTCCGCCTCCGGCAGCGCTTCGGCCAGGTCCTTGCCGTAGCGCTCGGCCATGCAGCCGACAGCGACGACGGCCTGGGTCCTGCCGTGATCCTTCAGATCATTGGCTTCGAGGAGGGCATCGACGGAGTCCTTCTTGGCGGCTTCGACGAAGCCGCAGGTGTTGACGACGGCGACATCCGCGTCGGAGGCGTCCTCGACGAGCTCCCAGCCGTCCGCTGCCAAGCGGCCTGCAAGCTCCTCCGAGTCCACCTCGTTACGGGCGCAGCCAAGCGTGACGAGGGCGACGGTACGGCGTTCGGGCATGGAATCAAGACTACTTCGTCGCAGCGGACCCCCCGCCGCGCAGGGTTCCCGCTACCCAAAGTCACCTCCATCGCGCCGGAGTCGACGCCGCTCCCGCGCGCGGACGGGCCAGAACGCGGCGAGCGCCCGGCCGCGTGGGCCGGGCGCTCGTCGTGATCGGGTAGGCACGTGTACGTGAGGCGGGGTGTTCTCAGCCCGCCTCGGGGTCACCCTTCGTGTACGAAAGCCGCTCGACCTGTCCAGATTCGAACTGGTCTTCGACCTTTTTCCCGTTCACGAAGAGTTCGATGGAGCCGGCGTTCCCGAGGACGAGATCGACGCGCTCCTCGTCCTGGAACGTCTTCGACTGACCCTGCAGGAGCAGTCCGTCGAAGAGTGTCTGCCCGCTGTGGTCCTTGGCGGAGATCCAGCTCTTGCCCTGTGTGGCGCTGAGCTTGACCGTCACCTTGTCCAGCGGAGCCGCCGCGATGGCGCTCTCCGACGGCACGGGCTTGGGGTCGGCGGGCTTGGTGGGGGTCGGTTTGGCCGTGGCCTTGTCGGGCGAGGAGCCCTCGGCCACATGGGCGGTACTGGTTCCCTCGTCCTCACCGCTGAAGAGGGTGAATCCGACGAAACCGACGACGGCGACGATGGCCGCGACCATGGCCGCGGTCCAGTTGGGCCGCCGGGGCTCGGATCGGATGCGTTCCGCTTCGAAGAGCGGAGCCGCGGGCGTGGGCACAGGACGGCCGCCGTGTTCGGCGTCGTACTGCTGAACCAGAGGTTCCGGATCGATGCCGACGGCACGCGCGACGGTCCGGATGTGACCGCGCGCGTAGACGTCGCCGCCGCAGCGCGAGAAGTCGTCGTCCTCGATCGCGTGCACGATGGGGATGCGCACCCGGGTGGAGCTGCTGACTTCTTCGACCGTCAGACCTGCGGCGATACGCGCCTGCTGAAGCACACGACCGATCGAAGGCCGGTCGTCTTCGGGGGAGTTGCCGATGGACACGGGGGCGCCTTTCGAGCGTGAGCCACCTGCTGGATGTTCAGTCTAGGGGGGGTGCGAAAGGGTGGGGCAACCGGGCGCGACGACTTTGTACGCCATCGGGTCCGCCGGACAACCCCTTGGGCCGAATGGCGGGAGCGGCCGGGCCGCACCCTCCACGTGAACTTGACGTACGGCCGCGGGAAACGGTTGCCCCCGTTCCGCCGTGAAAGCCCTTCCGCGACACTTCCGTGACCGTCAGGGAGCTGTTTCCCCGCGGATCAGCGCCAACACCCCGTCCAGCTCTTCCGGTTTCACCATCACGTCGCGGGCCTTCGACCCCTCGCTGGGGCCGACGATGTTCCGTGACTCCATCAGGTCCATCAGCCGGCCCGCCTTGGCGAACCCGACCCTCAGCTTCCGCTGGAGCATCGAGGTCGAGCCGAACTGCGTCGAGACGACGAGCTCCGCCGCCTGGCAGAGCAGGTCGAGGTCGTCGCCGATGTCCTCGTCGATCTCCTTCTTCTGCTTCGTGCCGACCACCACGTCGTCGCGGAAGACCGGGGTCATCTGGTCCTTGCAGTGCTGGACGACGGCGGCGACCTCGTCCTCGGTGACGAAGGCCCCCTGCATGCGGGTCGGCTTGTTCGCCCCCATCGGAAGGAACAGGCCGTCACCCTTTCCGATGAGCTTTTCGGCGCCCGGCTGGTCCAGGATGACCCGGCTGTCCGCCAGCGACGACGTCGCGAACGCCAGCCGGGAGGGCACGTTGGCCTTGATGAGACCGGTGACCACGTCCACGGAGGGCCGCTGGGTCGCGAGCACGAGGTGGATCCCGGCGGCGCGCGCCAGCTGGGTGATGCGGACGATCGAGTCCTCCACGTCACGCGGCGCGACCATCATCAGGTCCGCCAGCTCGTCCACGATGACCAGCAGGTACGGGTACGGGGAGAGCTCGCGCCCGCTGCCCTCGGGCACCTTCACCTTGCCGTCGCGCACCGCCCGGTTGAAGTCGTCGATGTGCCGGAAACCGTACGCGGCGAGGTCGTCATAGCGCAGATCCATCTCCCGCACCACCCACTGGAGCGCCTCCGCCGCCTTCTTCGGGTTGGTGATGATCGGCGTGATCAGGTGCGGGATGCCCTCGTAGGCGGTGAGCTCGACCCGCTTCGGGTCGACGAGGACCATACGGACGTCCTCCGGGGTGGCCCGGACCATGATCGAGGTGATCAGACAGTTGATGCAGGACGACTTCCCGGAGCCCGTCGCCCCCGCCACCAGCACGTGCGGCATCTGCGCGAGGTTGGCCATCTCGTAGCCGCCCTCGACGTTCTTGCCGAGCGCGACCAGCATCGGGTGGTCGTCCTCGGCCGCGTCCGCGAGGCGCAGCACGTCACCGAGGTTGACCATCTCCCGGTCCGAGTTGGGAATCTCGATGCCGACCGCCGACTTGCCGGGGATCGGCGAGATGATCCGGACGTCGGGGCTGGCGACCGCGTAGGCGATGTTCTTGGTGAGCGCGGTGATCCGCTCGACCTTCACCGCCGGCCCGAGCTCCACCTCGTAGCGGGTGACCGTCGGGCCCCGGGTGAAGCCGGTGACGGCCGCGTCGACCTTGAACTCGGTGAAGACGTTGGTCAGCGAGGCGACCACCGCGTCGTTGGCGGCGCTCCGCGTCTTGCCCGGGCCACCGCGCTCCAGCAGGTCGAGGGAGGGCAGCGCGTAGGTGATGTCACCGGAGAGCTGGAGCTGCTCGGCCCGGGCGGGCAGTGCCCGGGTCTGCTCCGGCGCGGGCTTGGTCAGATCCGGTACGCCGGCGGGCGGAGCACCGGCGGGCCCGCGCCCGGTCCGCTCCCGGCCGGTGACCTCGGAGGGACGCGCACCGGGCACGGGGGTCCGCTCCCCCGTCCGGTCGCGGTCGGCCACGCCGTGGGTGAGGTCGGCGACGACGGGTGAGGGCGAGATGCCGTTGAGCACCGCTCCGTCCAGGGCTGCTGCGGCCGCCGCCGCGACGTCGACGGCGTCCATCGGCCGGTTCGCCCCGGGCTGCGCCGACTGCCGCCGGGGCCTGCGACGCCTGGCCGGCGCCTCGGTCTCCGCGTCCTTCGGGTCGTACACCCCGGCGGGACCTCGCCCGGGGGCGTGGCGCGTCCGGCCGGGAAGCGCCTCGCGCCACTGGTCGTCGTACCGCTCGTCGTCCGCGTACCCCTCGTAGCCGTCCTCCGGTACCGGGGAGGCGACGATGCCCAGCTTCACCCCGAGCAGCCTGAGCCGCTGCGGAATCGCGTTGACCGGAGTGGCCGTGACGACGAGGAGGCCGAACACCGTCAGCAGGAGCAGCAGCGGAACGGCGAGGACGTCGCCCATGGCGAAGACGAGTGGGGTGGAGGCGCCCCAGCCGATCAGACCGCCCGCGTCCTGTATGGCCTCCGTGCCCTCCCCGCGTCCCGGGCTGCCGCAGGCGATGTGGACCTGGCCGAGGACACCGATGACCAGCGCGGAGAGGCCGATGACGATCCGTCCGTTGGCCTCCGGCCGCTGCGGATAGAGGATCAGCCGCACGGCGACCGCCCCCAGCAGAACCGGCACGAGCAGGTCGAGCCGGCCGAACGCCCCGGTCACCAGCATCTGCACCAGGTCGCCGACGGGGCCGCGCAGGTTCGACCAGGTGCCCGCGGCGACGATCAGTGCGAGTCCCAGCAGCAGCAGTGCCAGACCGTCCTTGCGGTGGGCCGGGTCGAGCCCTTTGG
This window encodes:
- the rimO gene encoding 30S ribosomal protein S12 methylthiotransferase RimO; the encoded protein is MPERRTVALVTLGCARNEVDSEELAGRLAADGWELVEDASDADVAVVNTCGFVEAAKKDSVDALLEANDLKDHGRTQAVVAVGCMAERYGKDLAEALPEADGVLGFDDYADISDRLQTILNGGIHASHTPRDRRKLLPISPAERQDAAVALPGHAQEIAAAPADLPEGVAPVSGPRAPLRRRLGTSPVASVKLASGCDRRCTFCAIPSFRGSFISRRPSDVLGETRWLAEQGVKEVMLVSENNTSYGKDLGDIRLLETLLPELADIHGIERIRVSYLQPAEMRPGLIDVLTSTPKVAPYFDLSFQHSAPGVLRAMRRFGDTDRFLELLDTIRGKAPQAGARSNFIVGFPGETEADLAELERFLTGARLDAIGVFGYSDEEGTEAVGYENKLDADTIAERLAHISRLAEELTSQRAEERVGETLQVLVESVGSEEDGPVAFGRAAHQAPETDGQVVFTTREGLVPGLMVEAKAVGTEGVDLVAEHHTLSEAAR
- a CDS encoding helix-turn-helix domain-containing protein; translated protein: MSIGNSPEDDRPSIGRVLQQARIAAGLTVEEVSSSTRVRIPIVHAIEDDDFSRCGGDVYARGHIRTVARAVGIDPEPLVQQYDAEHGGRPVPTPAAPLFEAERIRSEPRRPNWTAAMVAAIVAVVGFVGFTLFSGEDEGTSTAHVAEGSSPDKATAKPTPTKPADPKPVPSESAIAAAPLDKVTVKLSATQGKSWISAKDHSGQTLFDGLLLQGQSKTFQDEERVDLVLGNAGSIELFVNGKKVEDQFESGQVERLSYTKGDPEAG
- a CDS encoding DNA translocase FtsK, which encodes MASRTSGKGSQGTAGTAKNVGRTPAPARKAAPAKRAPAGRPAPPRKAPVKKAVARRPAPKPVAPPVNGVFRLVRAVWLGMAHGVGALLRSIGRGAKGLDPAHRKDGLALLLLGLALIVAAGTWSNLRGPVGDLVQMLVTGAFGRLDLLVPVLLGAVAVRLILYPQRPEANGRIVIGLSALVIGVLGQVHIACGSPGRGEGTEAIQDAGGLIGWGASTPLVFAMGDVLAVPLLLLLTVFGLLVVTATPVNAIPQRLRLLGVKLGIVASPVPEDGYEGYADDERYDDQWREALPGRTRHAPGRGPAGVYDPKDAETEAPARRRRPRRQSAQPGANRPMDAVDVAAAAAAALDGAVLNGISPSPVVADLTHGVADRDRTGERTPVPGARPSEVTGRERTGRGPAGAPPAGVPDLTKPAPEQTRALPARAEQLQLSGDITYALPSLDLLERGGPGKTRSAANDAVVASLTNVFTEFKVDAAVTGFTRGPTVTRYEVELGPAVKVERITALTKNIAYAVASPDVRIISPIPGKSAVGIEIPNSDREMVNLGDVLRLADAAEDDHPMLVALGKNVEGGYEMANLAQMPHVLVAGATGSGKSSCINCLITSIMVRATPEDVRMVLVDPKRVELTAYEGIPHLITPIITNPKKAAEALQWVVREMDLRYDDLAAYGFRHIDDFNRAVRDGKVKVPEGSGRELSPYPYLLVIVDELADLMMVAPRDVEDSIVRITQLARAAGIHLVLATQRPSVDVVTGLIKANVPSRLAFATSSLADSRVILDQPGAEKLIGKGDGLFLPMGANKPTRMQGAFVTEDEVAAVVQHCKDQMTPVFRDDVVVGTKQKKEIDEDIGDDLDLLCQAAELVVSTQFGSTSMLQRKLRVGFAKAGRLMDLMESRNIVGPSEGSKARDVMVKPEELDGVLALIRGETAP